The genomic interval ttgttaattaatttatttgaccatataaatttaattatctaatGTTTTCTAATTTAACTTAAGCTTGCAAATGTCTACCAATGAGACATGAAGTTGTTGCAGTCTTCTCTCAGTCTCTCTCACGAGATCAACTTTACAAAGTTTTCTGTCGCTATTTTTGGCAAGACGCAAACAAATCATTAAAGGCATCATACTATGATTCAAGAAGTAACAAAGATAAAATTGCTTTTCATTCGAAATTTGAAAACAATTTGAATGTTAGAATCAAGAGAAACTATAAGTTGGGAGTATATTCATTCATTTGAGGTTGTCCTAACAAATTACAAATCTAAAAACTCTCAATTTTCTCAAGATTTTCAAGCACATATATTTGAACAATTCTTCAACCGCTCGGAAGCTACCACGTTCAAGTTCATTATAGATCATTAAAGATTAAACGTGGTTTTCTCACAACTTCTCAAATCGTCAATAAAATCTCAGCCGAGAGTTGTTTGAAATATGGGGATTTATTTACTCAAAATTGTTTTATTGTTGTTTAAGTAGAACTAAGAATTTGATTTTATCAAAGGATAAGTCCTAAATCGAAGTGAGTTTGTATAAACTATTGTGAAATGATTAAattcatatatcataatatatcaagaattcatgtcgaattatcaaaaaatataaataataataaatgcgTACCAAAATCTATTGATTGATCTAGGTTCCAAGATAACAGATATTGATCACTTTATTCTTGACTTAGATGAGAGAATGAGAGATATCTATAATATATGTGTCGTATATATTCTATGTGCCTCGAGGACAGTAACTTTATATAATTTTAGTAGTGTTAAACCCATCATAAAAAAACTTAGTTAGACTGAGTTTCTATACATAAGGTGAAttatatcaatttaattaatactTTGAGAACTCATAATTAATCAGATCGTCTTATTGAGTTTTTTATTAGATAACTTCTTCACgtagaattaattaaattatatgaaCTCACGAAATAAGTCtcacatttttttataaatgtgaTTGGACGTGTAGAATCGAAGGAAGTCAACGTAATTAACACGaataattttgaataaatatACACTGGAAAAATAGTTAGTGCCAGTGAATAATTTGAAGACAATGGTAGAAGTGATTATCGTTTTGATAATCCGCCATACGTAGAAGCTTAGACAAGAAAGCAAAGGAGATAAATATCTGCTGTAGCATTCATTATCTTCATAGCATCGCTCACTCACCAACCAACATAACAGATTTTTCATGCTTCGCCGAACTGTATTATTTTTCTTGGAACATTATCACATGCAAATTCCACGATTGATCCTCTCTTTTTGGCTAACCCCAAGCTTAACGTGTCCAACACGAATTTGCTATTGTCCCTAATCGCTTCCTAACCTTAAAAACCCGCAATTTCTTGGTATGGGTTGAAACGGGCTGTGTACAGAATCTTGATGGAGAGGGATAGTGATTTGGAGTCTGATCTGAGCGCTGAAGGTGATGAAGAGGAGGGAATTGGAGCTGGGTTAGGGTTTTTGTTGAGGCAGAGTGGTGGAGACCAATCGCCGTTCTGTGTAGACTCTCTTTTGCAGCCTGCGCCTTGTGGGTTTATTGTTGTCGACGCGTTGGAGCTGGATAATCCCATTATTTATGTCAATTCCGTGTTCGAGATGGTGACGGGATATCGTGCTGAGGAAGTTCTTGGACGTAATTGGtaaatcttttttctttttgttttcccTTGCTGTGATTGTCTTTATTTCTTCCTAATTTTGCTTCGAGATTCATCTTCAAGTGACTGACTCTGTTTCATGCTGCTTTATTACTGATATATTGGTGCTGATTTCATGTGTATTTGGAAAATCTCtccttttgttttttgtttttatgtatGACACTCATGTCTCAACTTTGTCGAAATTTCTGTAGCCGCTTCTTGCAATGCAGAGGCCCATTTGCTAAGCAAAGGCATCCTCTTGTGAACTCCTCGGTAGTTGCTGACATGAGAAGATGCATTGAGAGAGGGATTGAGTTTCAAGGAGAACTATTGAATTTTAGAAAAGACGGATCCCCAATGATGAATAGGTTGCATATGACCCCGATATATGGTGATAATGAAACAATAACACATATAATTGCCATACAGGTCTTTGCAGAAGCAACCCTTGATTTGGGTCCACTACCTGGATCTTCGCTCTTGGAATCTGCGAGGGCATCTGCAAGGTTTAGATTTAATGTTTCTTCTTGCGAAGAGGTATTAGATGGGAGTCGGAATATTAGCAGTGGGATTTGTGGGATGATGCACTTAAGCGATGAAGTACTTTCTATGAACATCCTTTCACGACTTAGCCCAAGAGATATTACATCTATCTCCTCAGTTTGTCGGCGACTTTATGAGCTAACGAAGAATGAAGAACTGTGGCGAATGGTCTGTCAAAGTGCATGGGGTAGTGAAACAACTCGAGTATTAGAGGCTGTGCCTGGTGCTAAAAGATTAGGTTGGGGAAGATTGGCAAGGGAACTTACCACTCTTGAAGCAGCAGCGTGGAGAAAACTAACTGTTGGAGGTGCCGTTGAACCCTCCCGTTGCAACTTCAGTGCATGTGCTGTTGGGAATCGTGTTGTTCTTTTTGGTGGAGAAGGTGTCAACATGCAGCCCACAAATGATACCTTTGTATTAGATCTGAACTCCAGCAATCCCGAATGGAAATACGTCAAAGTGAGTTCTCCACCGCCTGCGCGATGGGGTCACACTCTTTCTTGTGTGAATGGTTCTCATCTCGTTCTATTTGGGGGCTGTGGTAGACAAGGCTTGCTCAATGATGTCTTTGTGTTGGATTTGGATGCCAAACACCCTACTTGGCGTGAAATCTCCGGCTTAGCTCCACCACTTCCTAGATCTTGGCATAGCTCCTGCACCCTCGATGGGACAAAGCTGATAGTCTCTGGTGGTTGTGCTGATTCTGGAGTTCTTTTGAGCGACACTTTCTTGCTTGATCTTTCAACGGAGAAACCCGTGTGGCGAGAGATACCAGTAGCATGGACTCCACCTTCACGTTTGGGTCACAGTTTATCTGTTTATGGTGGTAGGAAAATCTTGATGTTTGGAGGTCTTGCCAAAAGTGGTACTCTACGGTTCCGATCAAGTGATGTGTTCACCATGGATCTTAGCGAGGATGTGCCCTGTTGGAGATCTGTCACGGGCAGTGGAATGCCTGGTACTGGTAATCCAGGAGGCATAGCTCCTCCTCCTCGGCTTGATCATGTGGCTGTGAGTCTTCCTGGTGGTAGAATCCTCGTCTTCGGTGGCTCTGTGGCAGGTCTACATTCTGCATCTCAGCTCTATCTACTTGATCCAACTGAAGAGAAGCCAAACTGGAGAGTTTTAAACGTACCTGGGCGACCTCCAAGATTTGTGTGGGGACACGGTACATGTGTTGTTGGAGGGACAAGAGCTATAGTCCTTGGAGGTCAAACAGGGGAGGAGTGGATGCTGACTGAGATTCACGAACTGTCATTAGCAAGCTCTGTTATCTAATATGGACGGTGGGAAAAATGGACACACAGAAGGTTCTTCTCagaaaaaaacattatttcgtGTTCAAGAAATTGACACCTATTCTAAGAATCCATTCCAGGGACGCCAAATCTGCATAAGAAAATGCATGACAGCAGGTCCAAGAAACCCAATCAGTACCTGTACGTAAATTTGTTCCCTCTCTGGGCACTTGGGCTCACTCCAGCCGATGGCTGAATCTCGGTTTGATGTTATGTTGCTGTGATTCATTAGTATTGATGTACGTACAGATGCATCGAACGCTTCTCATACAAGTTGAATTAAACTTTGACAATTTCCGATAGTCGGGTTGAAATTTTTGAGTCATCCTCATGACTCAACATGTCAATTTTCACAGGTTGATTTGAAATACAATCTTATGTTATTAGCTCTCACGACTCAATACATCAATGCAACACGATATAACTTGTTTTTCAATTCTGCAAGGATCATTACGTGTAAGATTCCATAAGTCGAGTGAAAGTTTGTGCATTGTTGTTAGGGATTCTACGCTCCTGCAGTTGAGTTTGTGCAATCAATGAAAATGAGACACGTGAGTTGAAAGGATCATATCGGACGAAcgctaattatatttatatgtgaACGAGATCCACCCAACAACTAATCTTGTTTCCACTAATAATCGTATTCCAAACTGTACACCTTACCACAGTTATTCAAGATGATAGATATGTGAATGAATTTGGCCATTGATTGAACAAGTAGATTGAGTTTGTTGTGCTCATCCTATCTCATCCCTGTGGTCTGGACGGGATGCTATTATGGTAATCCATTCATCTAATAAGCTCATAGCGCACATTACGGTGACCACGGCAAGACGCTTGGAGTGGTGTTCATCCGTTCGTCCAGCACACTCCCAGTTCAAGATTGCCGTTACATGTTCAATATATGTATCGATAATCCTCAAGTTAACTTCCAGATTCAAATTTATCGGGCATTACACATAGAATCGAGTTTGATCTAAAAAAAAATCACCAACTGGATTATTTTCAAGGTAAAAAAATGTAGCATCTTGGAGTGAGACACCCAAAGGAAGAACTTGCATACGA from Primulina eburnea isolate SZY01 chromosome 17, ASM2296580v1, whole genome shotgun sequence carries:
- the LOC140817760 gene encoding adagio protein 1-like, which gives rise to MERDSDLESDLSAEGDEEEGIGAGLGFLLRQSGGDQSPFCVDSLLQPAPCGFIVVDALELDNPIIYVNSVFEMVTGYRAEEVLGRNCRFLQCRGPFAKQRHPLVNSSVVADMRRCIERGIEFQGELLNFRKDGSPMMNRLHMTPIYGDNETITHIIAIQVFAEATLDLGPLPGSSLLESARASARFRFNVSSCEEVLDGSRNISSGICGMMHLSDEVLSMNILSRLSPRDITSISSVCRRLYELTKNEELWRMVCQSAWGSETTRVLEAVPGAKRLGWGRLARELTTLEAAAWRKLTVGGAVEPSRCNFSACAVGNRVVLFGGEGVNMQPTNDTFVLDLNSSNPEWKYVKVSSPPPARWGHTLSCVNGSHLVLFGGCGRQGLLNDVFVLDLDAKHPTWREISGLAPPLPRSWHSSCTLDGTKLIVSGGCADSGVLLSDTFLLDLSTEKPVWREIPVAWTPPSRLGHSLSVYGGRKILMFGGLAKSGTLRFRSSDVFTMDLSEDVPCWRSVTGSGMPGTGNPGGIAPPPRLDHVAVSLPGGRILVFGGSVAGLHSASQLYLLDPTEEKPNWRVLNVPGRPPRFVWGHGTCVVGGTRAIVLGGQTGEEWMLTEIHELSLASSVI